The proteins below come from a single Pirellulales bacterium genomic window:
- the rsfS gene encoding ribosome silencing factor: MELLHRSFSQGNYHTIAVAEESLAITAASLTAAKERPQRSLQVALVAAQVAHDNRGQSIVLLDLREMTAVFDFFLLVTGSSRRQLHAVADEIEHTLAEKYGEKLIGMEGYAAGTWILQDYGDVVIHLFDEKAREYYSLEQLWTGAKRIDWQPASAPRIAQLE; the protein is encoded by the coding sequence ATGGAATTGTTGCATAGGAGTTTTTCACAAGGCAACTATCACACTATTGCAGTTGCAGAGGAATCATTGGCGATCACCGCAGCAAGCCTTACCGCGGCCAAGGAACGACCGCAACGTAGCCTTCAGGTGGCTTTAGTTGCAGCTCAGGTGGCCCACGATAATCGCGGGCAAAGCATTGTGTTGCTCGACTTGCGAGAAATGACAGCTGTGTTTGATTTCTTCTTGCTAGTCACGGGTAGTAGCCGCCGACAACTGCATGCGGTCGCCGATGAAATTGAACATACGCTCGCAGAGAAATATGGGGAAAAGCTGATAGGGATGGAAGGGTATGCCGCGGGCACGTGGATTTTGCAAGACTACGGAGACGTGGTGATTCACCTATTTGACGAAAAAGCACGCGAGTACTACTCCCTAGAACAATTGTGGACCGGAGCCAAGCGTATTGATTGGCAGCCGGCATCCGCGCCGCGCATTGCACAATTGGAATGA
- the bcp gene encoding thioredoxin-dependent thiol peroxidase has translation MSAWIEEKELAPDFTLPANDGTKVKLSSLKGSPVILYFYPKDDTPGCTKEACSLRDRSKELMKLGAKVLGVSTDTVQSHVQFHGKFKLNFPLLADVNHNVAESYGAWREKNMYGKKFMGVQRSTFLIDADGRIARVWKAVKVDGHDQQIIDALTELTS, from the coding sequence ATGAGTGCTTGGATCGAGGAGAAGGAACTCGCCCCAGATTTCACACTGCCTGCTAACGACGGTACCAAAGTCAAACTTTCATCCTTAAAAGGCTCACCAGTAATTCTATATTTCTATCCGAAGGACGACACCCCTGGCTGCACGAAAGAAGCATGCTCGCTTCGTGACCGAAGCAAGGAACTTATGAAGCTCGGGGCGAAAGTTTTGGGAGTAAGTACCGACACCGTTCAAAGCCATGTGCAATTCCACGGCAAGTTCAAGCTGAATTTTCCATTGCTGGCCGACGTTAATCATAATGTGGCCGAAAGCTACGGCGCTTGGCGAGAAAAAAATATGTATGGCAAGAAGTTCATGGGCGTTCAGCGCAGCACGTTTCTGATTGATGCCGATGGTCGCATTGCCCGGGTATGGAAAGCGGTCAAGGTAGACGGCCATGATCAGCAAATCATCGACGCACTTACGGAGTTGACGTCTTAG